One window of the Lysobacter sp. S4-A87 genome contains the following:
- a CDS encoding glutathione S-transferase family protein: MYSLYYSPGAASLVVHWLLIELGVPHELRLVDTQAKQHKTDEYLSLNPNGLVPTLVADGKPLYEAAALVLHLADRHAESGLAPAVDSPLRGPYLQWMLNLVNTVQSPMRLWWYPGDIDETHADEVREGTRRRVEAAWDRLDGHLAANGPYLLGEQLSAADFYLAMLMRWTRNMPRPGHDWPHLAALATALKARPSFRTLYEREGLTDWV, encoded by the coding sequence ATGTACAGCCTTTATTACTCGCCCGGCGCGGCGAGCCTGGTCGTCCATTGGCTGCTGATCGAGCTCGGCGTGCCGCACGAACTGCGCCTGGTCGACACGCAGGCGAAACAGCACAAGACCGACGAGTACCTCTCGCTCAATCCCAACGGCCTGGTGCCGACGCTGGTCGCCGACGGCAAGCCGCTCTACGAAGCGGCCGCGCTCGTGCTGCATCTGGCCGACCGGCATGCCGAATCGGGCCTGGCACCTGCTGTCGATAGCCCGTTGCGCGGTCCGTACCTGCAGTGGATGTTGAACCTGGTCAACACCGTGCAGTCGCCGATGCGCCTGTGGTGGTACCCGGGCGACATCGACGAAACCCATGCCGACGAGGTCCGCGAAGGCACCCGCCGGCGCGTCGAAGCCGCCTGGGACCGGCTCGACGGGCACCTGGCCGCTAACGGCCCGTACCTGCTCGGCGAGCAGCTGAGCGCGGCCGATTTCTACCTGGCCATGCTGATGCGCTGGACCCGCAACATGCCGCGCCCCGGTCACGACTGGCCGCACCTGGCCGCGCTGGCGACGGCGCTGAAGGCGCGCCCATCTTTCAGGACCCTGTACGAACGGGAAGGCCTGACCGACTGGGTCTGA
- the thpR gene encoding RNA 2',3'-cyclic phosphodiesterase, producing MFHRLFFALWPADALRHSIDEAASRLERELQPGGRRLNAARYHLTLQFLGEFESLPQALIADACAAAAEVRLPPFGLVLDCAGSFRGSDVWWLGTRETPAGLQGLWSALGDGLARYGVPTKPAAGFSPHLTIQRNVRRHIATTPIEPLDWPVHDFVLMDSQSGQPYRIIGRWLLPE from the coding sequence ATGTTCCATCGGCTGTTCTTCGCGCTCTGGCCCGCCGATGCCTTGCGGCACTCGATCGACGAGGCAGCGTCGCGCCTGGAGCGCGAACTCCAGCCGGGTGGGCGTCGCCTCAATGCCGCGCGCTACCACCTTACATTGCAGTTCCTCGGTGAGTTCGAATCGTTGCCGCAAGCACTGATCGCGGACGCCTGCGCCGCCGCCGCGGAGGTGCGTCTGCCGCCATTCGGGCTGGTTCTGGATTGCGCCGGCAGCTTCCGCGGCAGCGACGTCTGGTGGCTGGGCACGCGCGAGACTCCGGCGGGACTGCAGGGGTTGTGGTCGGCGCTGGGCGATGGGCTGGCACGATATGGCGTACCGACAAAACCGGCTGCGGGCTTCAGTCCGCACCTGACCATCCAGCGCAACGTGCGCCGCCACATCGCCACCACGCCGATCGAACCGCTGGATTGGCCGGTGCACGACTTCGTCCTCATGGACAGCCAGTCCGGGCAGCCCTACCGGATCATCGGGCGCTGGCTGTTGCCGGAGTGA
- a CDS encoding YbaY family lipoprotein, whose translation MFESKSFSLVLPGLLGIAVAMSLAACKPGADSGTASTRPTPPLTHGAHAITGSAGYRERIMMPPGSTLRVQLIDNQLADTKSAVLSEMTFKDLSGPPYAFSLPYDPVKLRSGGQYGLHASLQGPDGKLWFVTDTRTSVDPAGNAPVELQLVRVAPSASGAPASQVDRNISYWQCGELRLGADFSQSERAVLSYAGRELTIPLAVSASGARYADDKGNEFWTKGSSGTLALAGEDKRECSQADGPSPWEAAKARDVGFRAVGNEPGWWVEVGMGEAPQLRAELDYGARRIEVANAQPLKDGAGFSGKTTNGTQVELKIERKQCTDDMSGSSFEASAQLAAGGKTYQGCGAYLQD comes from the coding sequence ATGTTCGAGTCGAAGTCGTTTTCGCTGGTCCTGCCCGGCCTGCTCGGCATCGCGGTTGCGATGTCGCTCGCGGCCTGCAAACCGGGTGCGGACTCCGGAACTGCTTCGACCCGTCCGACGCCGCCATTGACCCACGGTGCCCACGCGATCACCGGCTCCGCCGGCTACCGCGAGCGGATCATGATGCCGCCGGGCTCGACCCTGCGCGTGCAACTGATCGACAACCAGCTCGCCGACACGAAGTCGGCGGTGCTGTCAGAGATGACGTTCAAGGACCTGTCCGGTCCTCCGTACGCTTTCAGCCTCCCCTATGACCCGGTCAAGCTCCGCAGCGGCGGCCAGTACGGACTGCACGCGTCGTTGCAGGGCCCGGATGGCAAGCTGTGGTTCGTCACCGACACGCGCACTTCCGTGGATCCGGCTGGCAATGCCCCGGTCGAGTTGCAACTGGTGCGCGTGGCGCCGTCTGCATCGGGCGCCCCTGCCAGCCAGGTCGACCGGAACATCAGTTACTGGCAATGCGGCGAGCTTCGCCTCGGCGCCGACTTCAGCCAGTCCGAACGGGCGGTGCTGTCGTACGCCGGCCGGGAGTTGACGATTCCGCTGGCGGTGTCCGCGTCGGGCGCGCGCTATGCCGACGACAAGGGCAACGAGTTCTGGACCAAGGGCAGCAGCGGCACGCTCGCCCTGGCCGGCGAAGACAAGCGCGAGTGCAGCCAGGCCGACGGTCCCTCGCCGTGGGAAGCGGCGAAGGCCCGCGACGTCGGCTTCCGCGCGGTCGGCAACGAGCCGGGCTGGTGGGTCGAGGTCGGCATGGGCGAGGCGCCGCAACTGCGCGCCGAACTCGATTACGGCGCACGCAGGATCGAAGTCGCCAACGCACAACCGCTCAAGGACGGAGCGGGCTTCAGCGGCAAGACCACCAACGGCACGCAGGTCGAGCTGAAGATCGAACGCAAGCAATGCACGGACGACATGAGCGGCAGTTCGTTCGAGGCCAGCGCGCAACTAGCTGCCGGTGGCAAGACGTACCAGGGTTGCGGGGCGTACCTGCAGGACTGA
- a CDS encoding cytochrome c peroxidase: protein MHARKRQVRAWRAVRRIVWSGGWRERNIRVDDPCARCDSSTSSPPDQQPPRTTVQRTTFANVLIAALLSCQLAGCAPAQDPPAPAPAATSPATGAGASPPPPPMSPGDVALQQRANGLFKALPAKLDTVRNEAMTEAKVELGKMLFFDPRLSSSQVISCNSCHSLSTAGADNVPTSVGHGFERGPRNSPTVYNSVFNASQFWDGRAPNLSEQAKGPIQAEVEMNNSPARVVELLNSIPGYAQAFRSAFPEGGSDAVSFERTALAIEAFEATLITPDAPFDRFLGGDGAALDARQKRGLGLFMDTGCIACHAGMNLGGQTFHRFGQVKEPDERVLPKADIGRFAITHAPGDRHVFRSAPLRNVALTALTSTAARSGTFAKRCGSWPLPSWAASLKPRTWTTSPRSCSRSAARRHWSRCRSCRRAATRRRDRAWIEPVLETGD, encoded by the coding sequence ATGCATGCGCGCAAGCGCCAGGTTCGCGCCTGGCGCGCCGTGAGGCGAATCGTATGGAGTGGCGGTTGGCGGGAACGGAATATCCGTGTCGACGATCCGTGCGCGCGCTGTGACAGCAGCACGTCGTCGCCCCCTGATCAACAGCCACCAAGGACGACCGTGCAACGTACGACATTCGCCAATGTGCTGATTGCTGCCCTGCTCTCCTGCCAGCTTGCCGGCTGCGCTCCGGCGCAGGATCCGCCCGCGCCCGCGCCTGCTGCTACCAGCCCTGCCACCGGCGCCGGGGCATCACCGCCGCCACCGCCGATGTCGCCCGGGGACGTCGCGCTTCAACAGCGCGCGAACGGCCTGTTCAAGGCGCTCCCGGCCAAGCTCGACACGGTACGCAACGAAGCCATGACCGAAGCGAAGGTCGAGCTCGGCAAAATGCTGTTCTTCGACCCGCGACTCTCCTCGAGCCAGGTCATCAGCTGCAACAGCTGCCACAGCCTCAGCACGGCCGGCGCGGACAACGTGCCGACGTCCGTTGGCCATGGCTTCGAGCGGGGTCCGCGCAATTCGCCCACGGTGTACAACTCGGTGTTCAACGCGAGCCAGTTCTGGGATGGGCGCGCACCCAACCTGAGCGAACAGGCCAAGGGGCCAATCCAGGCCGAAGTCGAAATGAACAACTCGCCGGCGCGCGTGGTCGAACTGCTCAACAGCATTCCCGGCTATGCGCAGGCATTTCGCAGCGCGTTTCCCGAAGGCGGCAGCGACGCTGTCAGCTTCGAGCGCACGGCGCTGGCCATCGAAGCCTTCGAGGCGACGCTGATTACGCCCGATGCGCCATTCGACCGGTTCCTCGGCGGCGATGGCGCAGCGCTCGATGCCCGCCAGAAACGCGGACTGGGACTGTTCATGGACACCGGCTGCATCGCCTGCCATGCCGGCATGAACCTGGGTGGCCAGACCTTCCACCGCTTCGGCCAGGTCAAGGAACCCGATGAACGGGTGTTGCCGAAGGCCGACATCGGTCGCTTCGCGATCACGCACGCGCCAGGCGATCGCCATGTATTCCGCTCGGCGCCGCTGCGCAACGTGGCGTTGACCGCGCTTACTTCCACAGCGGCCAGGTCTGGGACCTTCGCGAAGCGGTGCGGATCATGGCCACTGCCCAGCTGGGCCGCGAGCTTGAAGCCAAGGACGTGGACGACATCGCCGCGTTCCTGCAGTCGCTCAGCGGCAAGGCGCCACTGGTCACGATGCCGGTCCTGCCGCCGAGCGGCGACGCGTCGCCGCGACCGCGCCTGGATTGAGCCGGTGCTTGAGACCGGTGACTGA
- a CDS encoding protein adenylyltransferase SelO, with translation MLNLDFDNAFVRELPGDPDDGPGVRQVHGALYSRVAPSPVAAPRLLAHSAEMARRLGFSEAEVASPQFAQVFAGNALIAGMEPFAANYGGHQFGNWAGQLGDGRAISLGEIINAAGERWELQLKGAGPTPYSRTADGRAVLRSSIREFLCSEAMHHLGVPTTRALSLVGTGEWVERDMFYDGHPELEPGAIVCRVAPSFIRFGNFELPASRDDVELLRQLVNFCIRRDFPELRGQGQALYAQWFAQVCERTAVMVAHWMRVGFVHGVMNTDNMSILGLTIDYGPYGWVDNFDPGWTPNTTDRHHRRYRFGQQPQVAYWNLGRLAGSLSLLFDGVEPLQDGLRRFVETFTAADRENTARKLGLAECRDEDVGLMQALQDLMTEAEVDMTLFFRGLADLDTVTLDPAPLREAFYDDARRETAEPALREWLARYAARLREQTDSPQERRERMNAANPRYVLRNYLAQQAIDRAVEGDMAGVSGLLDVMRRPYDDQPGRAAFAARRPDWARERAGCSMLSCSS, from the coding sequence GATGGCCCGGCGACTGGGCTTCAGCGAGGCCGAGGTCGCCTCGCCGCAGTTCGCGCAGGTGTTCGCCGGAAACGCGCTGATCGCGGGCATGGAGCCGTTCGCCGCCAACTACGGCGGCCACCAGTTCGGCAATTGGGCCGGGCAACTGGGCGATGGCCGTGCGATCAGCCTGGGCGAGATCATCAATGCCGCCGGCGAACGCTGGGAACTGCAGCTCAAGGGCGCCGGCCCGACGCCTTACTCGCGCACCGCCGACGGCCGCGCAGTGCTGCGGTCGTCGATCCGCGAGTTCCTTTGCAGCGAGGCCATGCACCACCTGGGCGTGCCGACCACGCGTGCACTGAGCCTGGTGGGCACCGGCGAGTGGGTCGAGCGCGACATGTTCTACGACGGCCATCCGGAGCTGGAACCCGGCGCGATCGTCTGCCGCGTGGCGCCATCGTTCATCCGCTTCGGCAACTTCGAACTGCCGGCGTCTCGCGACGACGTCGAGCTGCTGCGACAGCTGGTCAACTTCTGCATCCGCCGCGACTTCCCGGAACTGCGCGGCCAGGGCCAGGCGCTGTACGCGCAGTGGTTCGCCCAGGTGTGCGAACGCACCGCAGTGATGGTCGCGCACTGGATGCGGGTCGGCTTCGTCCACGGCGTCATGAACACCGACAACATGTCGATCCTCGGCCTGACCATCGACTACGGCCCGTACGGTTGGGTAGACAACTTCGATCCGGGCTGGACACCCAACACCACCGACCGCCACCACCGCCGCTACCGCTTCGGCCAGCAGCCGCAGGTGGCCTACTGGAACCTGGGCCGCCTGGCCGGTTCGCTGTCGCTGCTGTTCGACGGTGTCGAACCGCTGCAGGACGGCCTGCGCCGGTTCGTCGAAACATTCACCGCCGCCGACCGCGAGAACACCGCGCGCAAGCTCGGCCTGGCCGAGTGCCGCGACGAGGACGTCGGCCTCATGCAGGCACTGCAGGACCTGATGACGGAGGCGGAAGTCGACATGACCCTGTTCTTCCGTGGCCTGGCCGACCTCGACACCGTGACGCTCGACCCCGCACCCCTGCGCGAGGCGTTCTACGACGACGCCCGTCGCGAGACGGCCGAACCGGCATTGCGCGAATGGCTGGCACGCTACGCCGCGCGACTGCGCGAGCAGACCGATTCGCCACAAGAGCGAAGGGAGCGGATGAACGCAGCCAATCCCCGCTATGTGCTCCGCAACTACCTGGCGCAACAGGCCATCGATCGCGCGGTGGAGGGCGACATGGCCGGCGTTTCCGGGTTGCTCGACGTGATGCGGCGCCCGTATGACGATCAGCCCGGGCGCGCAGCATTCGCCGCACGCCGACCTGACTGGGCCCGCGAGCGCGCCGGCTGTTCGATGCTCTCCTGCAGTTCGTGA
- a CDS encoding YdeI/OmpD-associated family protein codes for MPATDPRIDAYIARSGEFAQPLLTHLRAVVHAGCPEVEETLKWGMPSFTYRGKILCGMAAFKQHVGFGFWQGEQIEGAPRSEQGMGQFGRITRLADLPGKRELIGFIKQAKALIDSGSTRPASKAAKARPSLEVPDDLVAALKKNAKARAHFEAFPPSYRRDYIEWITEAKREETRQRRLEQTIEWVAEGKSRNWKYMS; via the coding sequence ATGCCCGCAACCGACCCGCGAATCGACGCCTACATCGCCCGTTCCGGGGAGTTCGCCCAACCCCTGCTGACGCACCTGCGGGCGGTCGTCCATGCCGGCTGCCCCGAGGTCGAGGAAACGCTGAAGTGGGGCATGCCGAGCTTCACCTACCGCGGCAAGATCCTGTGCGGCATGGCCGCCTTCAAGCAGCACGTCGGCTTTGGTTTCTGGCAGGGGGAGCAGATCGAGGGCGCGCCGCGCAGCGAGCAGGGCATGGGTCAGTTCGGCCGCATCACCCGCCTGGCCGACCTGCCGGGCAAGCGTGAACTGATCGGCTTCATCAAGCAGGCGAAGGCGCTGATCGACAGCGGCAGCACGCGTCCTGCCAGCAAGGCCGCCAAGGCGCGACCGTCGCTGGAGGTCCCCGACGATCTGGTCGCCGCGTTGAAGAAGAACGCGAAGGCCCGCGCCCACTTCGAGGCGTTCCCACCCAGCTACCGGCGCGACTACATCGAGTGGATCACCGAGGCCAAGCGCGAGGAAACGCGTCAACGACGGCTGGAGCAGACCATCGAATGGGTGGCCGAAGGCAAGTCGCGCAACTGGAAGTACATGTCGTAG
- a CDS encoding STAS/SEC14 domain-containing protein, with translation MIEILPSPSHVAAFHFSGTLDGDDYDRCIADIEARLAQHQRIGLFCDLTGFTGLTAQAMGKDLRYAMGKFGEYGRFARGAIITDKHWLARISEFSGHFFPHTEIRSFDPDERETAMGWASEVPAEGMSA, from the coding sequence ATGATCGAGATCCTGCCCTCGCCGTCGCATGTGGCGGCATTCCATTTCAGCGGCACCCTGGACGGCGACGATTACGACCGCTGCATCGCCGACATCGAGGCGCGCCTGGCGCAGCACCAGCGCATCGGCCTGTTCTGCGACCTGACCGGCTTCACCGGCCTGACCGCGCAGGCCATGGGCAAGGACCTGCGCTATGCGATGGGCAAGTTCGGCGAGTACGGCCGCTTCGCCCGCGGCGCGATCATCACCGACAAGCACTGGCTGGCGCGGATTTCCGAGTTCTCGGGCCACTTCTTCCCGCACACCGAGATCCGCTCCTTCGACCCGGATGAGCGCGAAACCGCGATGGGATGGGCAAGCGAGGTGCCGGCAGAAGGCATGTCGGCCTGA
- a CDS encoding ATP-binding cassette domain-containing protein, translating to MPLMTLQNVDYSVGGPLLLGNVALTIDAGERIALIGRNGAGKSTLMRLLAGEIQADGGEVRREGGVRVARLEQEVPSDAGGDVWDVVAGGLGDLGAWLARYHHLIHAEHVDTDALAKVQAKIEDANGWSLDQRVTETLERLGLDGDALFSSLSGGLKRRVLLARALVSAPDLLLLDEPTNHLDIEAIDWLETFLKGWQGALLFVTHDRRFLRSLATRIVEIDRGQVTSWPGDWANYERRREERLNAEAQENARFDKMLAQEEVWIRQGIKARRTRDEGRVRRLKAMRVERSQRRDLTGNVKMALAQGEASGRKVVEAKGVSFGHGERELITDLSTTIFRGDRIGLIGPNGSGKTTLIKLLLGELKPDAGEIQLGSNIQVAYFDQYRATLREDWNALENVAEGREFVEVGGKSKHVIGYLQDFLFTPERARAPITRLSGGERNRLLLAKLFAQPSNLLVMDEPTNDLDVETLELLEEMLGDYPGTLLLVSHDRDFLDNVVTSTLVMEGEGRVGEYVGGYTDWLRQRPVPSVSVPARPALVAATPVAAAPAAAAPKRKLSYKETRELEQLPQRIETLETRLAELTAQMNEPAFYQRDATAINAHNALLAQTQLDLEAAYARWGELDG from the coding sequence ATGCCCCTGATGACCCTGCAAAACGTCGACTACAGCGTCGGCGGCCCGCTGCTGCTGGGAAATGTAGCCCTGACCATCGACGCCGGTGAGCGAATCGCCCTGATCGGGCGCAACGGCGCCGGCAAGTCGACCCTGATGAGACTGCTCGCCGGAGAGATCCAGGCCGACGGCGGCGAAGTGCGCCGCGAAGGCGGCGTGCGCGTGGCACGGCTGGAGCAGGAAGTGCCCAGCGACGCCGGCGGCGACGTCTGGGACGTCGTGGCTGGCGGCCTGGGCGACCTGGGCGCGTGGCTGGCCAGGTATCACCACCTCATTCACGCCGAGCACGTCGACACCGATGCGCTGGCAAAAGTCCAGGCCAAGATCGAGGACGCCAACGGCTGGTCGCTCGACCAGCGCGTGACCGAGACCCTCGAGCGCCTTGGCCTGGATGGCGACGCACTGTTCTCGAGCCTGTCCGGTGGCCTCAAGCGCCGCGTGCTGCTGGCGCGCGCGCTGGTGTCGGCCCCCGACCTGCTGCTGCTGGACGAGCCGACCAACCACCTCGACATCGAAGCGATCGACTGGCTGGAGACCTTCCTCAAGGGCTGGCAGGGCGCCTTGCTGTTCGTCACCCACGATCGCCGCTTCCTGCGTTCGCTGGCCACGCGCATCGTCGAGATCGACCGCGGCCAGGTCACCAGCTGGCCCGGCGACTGGGCCAATTACGAGCGCCGCCGCGAAGAGCGGCTCAACGCCGAGGCGCAGGAAAATGCGCGCTTCGACAAGATGCTCGCGCAGGAAGAAGTCTGGATCCGCCAGGGCATCAAGGCGCGCCGCACCCGCGACGAAGGCCGTGTGCGCAGGCTCAAGGCGATGCGCGTGGAGCGCTCACAGCGCCGTGACCTCACCGGCAACGTCAAGATGGCGCTGGCACAGGGCGAAGCGTCCGGCCGCAAGGTGGTCGAGGCCAAGGGCGTGAGCTTCGGCCACGGCGAGCGCGAACTCATCACCGATCTGTCGACGACGATCTTCCGCGGCGACCGCATCGGCCTGATCGGCCCCAACGGCAGCGGCAAGACCACCCTGATCAAACTGCTGCTGGGCGAACTCAAGCCCGACGCCGGCGAGATCCAGCTCGGCAGCAACATCCAGGTAGCCTATTTCGACCAGTACCGCGCGACCCTGCGCGAGGACTGGAATGCGCTGGAGAACGTCGCCGAAGGCCGTGAGTTCGTCGAGGTCGGCGGCAAGTCCAAGCACGTCATCGGCTACCTGCAGGACTTCCTGTTCACCCCCGAGCGTGCGCGTGCGCCGATCACGCGCCTGTCCGGTGGCGAGCGCAACCGCCTGCTGCTGGCCAAGCTGTTCGCGCAACCATCCAACCTGCTGGTGATGGACGAACCGACCAACGATCTCGACGTCGAGACGCTGGAGCTGCTCGAGGAAATGCTCGGCGACTACCCCGGCACGCTGCTGCTGGTCAGCCATGACCGCGACTTCCTCGACAACGTCGTGACCTCGACCCTGGTCATGGAAGGCGAGGGTCGCGTCGGCGAGTACGTGGGCGGCTACACCGACTGGCTGCGCCAGCGCCCGGTGCCTTCGGTCAGCGTGCCGGCCAGGCCGGCCCTGGTCGCGGCGACGCCGGTGGCGGCCGCTCCGGCCGCTGCTGCACCCAAGCGCAAGCTCAGCTACAAGGAAACCCGCGAGCTGGAGCAGTTGCCGCAGCGGATCGAGACCCTGGAAACCCGGCTGGCCGAACTGACGGCGCAGATGAACGAGCCGGCGTTCTATCAGCGCGATGCCACCGCGATCAACGCACACAACGCGCTGCTGGCGCAGACGCAGCTCGATCTCGAGGCTGCGTACGCGCGCTGGGGCGAGCTCGACGGCTGA
- a CDS encoding oxygenase MpaB family protein, translating to MTPPLHSLAAPAVSRIRQWVLGAFPRGQSGIDYDQPPGDPGLFGADSITWRIHADFPGMLSGGLCALMLQTLHPLALAGVWDHSQFRTDLLGRLRRTTNFVAGTTYAGRAEAERLIAHVDAIHARVHGVTADGRPYRARDPRLLTWVHVTESYGFLEGFRRYAPMALPHGFADRYFDESRRVALALGACDVPGSEAQVADYFESVQDELRYDERSREVLAVLARIELPVPAAALSRNLFLGAGSALLPTWAASRLRLSRPRQMQSAIAARALRGISPLFRLALNDGVAPRACRRVGVAESVLDGWPP from the coding sequence ATGACCCCGCCGCTGCACAGCCTCGCCGCTCCCGCCGTCAGCCGGATCCGGCAATGGGTCCTGGGCGCCTTCCCGCGCGGCCAGAGCGGCATCGACTATGACCAGCCGCCCGGTGATCCGGGCCTGTTCGGTGCCGACAGCATCACCTGGCGCATCCACGCCGATTTCCCCGGCATGCTCTCGGGCGGCCTGTGCGCCCTGATGTTGCAGACCCTGCATCCGCTGGCGCTGGCCGGGGTCTGGGACCACTCCCAGTTCCGTACCGACCTGCTCGGGCGGCTGCGCCGCACCACCAATTTCGTCGCCGGCACCACCTACGCCGGCCGCGCCGAAGCCGAACGCCTGATCGCCCACGTCGACGCCATCCACGCCCGGGTGCACGGGGTTACCGCGGATGGCCGTCCGTATCGCGCACGGGATCCGCGCCTGCTGACCTGGGTGCACGTCACCGAAAGCTACGGTTTCCTCGAAGGTTTCCGCCGCTACGCGCCCATGGCCCTGCCCCACGGCTTCGCCGACCGCTATTTCGACGAGTCACGTCGCGTCGCCCTCGCGCTGGGCGCGTGCGATGTGCCCGGTTCCGAGGCGCAGGTGGCCGACTATTTCGAAAGCGTGCAGGACGAGCTGCGCTACGACGAGCGCTCACGCGAGGTGCTGGCGGTGCTGGCACGGATCGAGTTGCCGGTGCCGGCCGCGGCACTGTCGCGGAACCTGTTCCTCGGCGCCGGCAGCGCCTTGCTGCCGACGTGGGCGGCGTCGCGACTGCGGCTGTCGCGCCCACGGCAAATGCAGTCCGCGATTGCGGCGCGTGCCTTGCGCGGCATCTCGCCGCTGTTCCGGCTGGCGCTCAACGACGGCGTCGCCCCGCGCGCCTGCCGGCGCGTCGGCGTGGCCGAGTCGGTGCTCGACGGCTGGCCGCCCTAA
- a CDS encoding M14 family metallopeptidase — protein sequence MTRSPLAAATLVALLTTLPAVAAPKSSALTTVSERSGFVKTGRYDEVIALCDQFARRYPDAVRCNDFGTTPEGRPMKVLVVSKTGAFTPEAAKAKGLPVMLIQGGIHAGEIDGKDAGFLALRQALDGEATPGTLDKQVLLFVPVFNVDGHERFARWNRPNQRGPEEMGWRTTAQNYNLNRDYVKADTAEMQAMLRMVDAWDPLAYVDLHVTDGAKFEHDVSIQVEPVNSGDEALRAAGTALRDGVIERLAAEGSLPLPFYPSFVKGDEPASGFEDGVPTPRFSHGYFQLRNRLGMLVETHSWREYPHRVKVTRNIIVALLDLVASNGKQWLQQTAAADQRAAALGGQPVALDYKATDKSRIIDFRGYAYTRTPSEVSGALMTRYDETRPQIWQIPIRDEIVPDHVVTAPKGGYLVPAAHAGWVAAKLDQHGISYRRLPAAQAHAKVETFRADQASFAAQSVEGHQRVTLTGQWKPETQDVAAGALFVPIAQPEARLVMALLEPQAPDALVAWGEFNNNFERKEYMEDYVAEEVAREMLKDPKVKSAFEQRLKEDAAFSADPQARLEFFARRHSSWDARYRMYPVLRTDGTPR from the coding sequence ATGACCCGTTCGCCGCTCGCCGCCGCAACCCTCGTCGCACTGCTCACCACCCTCCCCGCCGTCGCAGCTCCCAAATCCAGCGCGCTGACCACCGTGTCCGAACGCAGCGGCTTCGTGAAGACCGGCCGCTACGATGAGGTCATCGCCCTGTGCGACCAGTTCGCCCGGCGTTACCCCGACGCGGTGCGCTGCAACGACTTCGGCACCACGCCGGAAGGTCGTCCGATGAAGGTGCTGGTGGTGTCGAAGACCGGCGCGTTCACGCCGGAAGCGGCAAAGGCCAAGGGCCTGCCGGTCATGTTGATCCAGGGCGGCATCCACGCCGGCGAGATCGACGGCAAGGATGCCGGCTTCCTCGCCTTGCGCCAGGCACTCGATGGCGAAGCCACCCCCGGCACGCTCGACAAGCAGGTGCTGCTGTTCGTGCCGGTGTTCAACGTCGACGGCCATGAGCGCTTTGCGCGCTGGAACCGTCCCAACCAGCGCGGTCCGGAGGAAATGGGCTGGCGCACCACGGCGCAGAACTACAACCTCAACCGCGACTACGTAAAGGCCGACACGGCCGAGATGCAGGCGATGCTGCGAATGGTCGACGCCTGGGATCCGCTGGCCTACGTCGACCTGCACGTCACCGACGGCGCCAAGTTCGAACACGACGTCTCGATCCAGGTCGAGCCGGTCAACAGCGGCGATGAAGCGCTGCGCGCCGCGGGCACTGCCCTGCGCGATGGCGTGATCGAACGCCTGGCTGCGGAAGGCTCGCTGCCGCTGCCGTTCTACCCTTCGTTCGTGAAGGGCGACGAACCGGCATCGGGGTTCGAGGACGGCGTCCCCACGCCGCGCTTCTCGCACGGCTACTTCCAGCTGCGCAATCGCCTGGGCATGCTGGTCGAGACGCACTCGTGGCGCGAGTACCCGCACCGGGTAAAGGTCACGCGCAACATCATCGTCGCCCTGCTCGACCTGGTCGCCAGCAACGGCAAGCAGTGGCTGCAACAGACTGCCGCCGCCGACCAGCGCGCCGCCGCGCTCGGTGGCCAGCCGGTCGCCCTCGACTACAAGGCCACCGACAAGAGCCGCATCATCGATTTCCGCGGCTATGCCTACACGCGCACGCCTTCGGAAGTCTCCGGCGCGCTGATGACGCGTTACGACGAGACCCGGCCGCAGATCTGGCAGATTCCGATCCGTGACGAGATCGTGCCCGACCATGTCGTCACCGCGCCCAAGGGCGGTTACCTGGTACCGGCCGCGCATGCGGGCTGGGTTGCCGCCAAGCTCGACCAGCACGGCATCAGCTATCGGCGCTTGCCGGCCGCGCAGGCGCACGCCAAGGTCGAAACCTTCCGCGCCGACCAGGCCAGTTTTGCCGCGCAGTCGGTCGAAGGGCACCAGCGCGTGACCCTGACCGGCCAGTGGAAGCCCGAGACGCAGGATGTCGCTGCCGGCGCACTGTTCGTGCCGATCGCGCAGCCCGAGGCGCGACTGGTCATGGCTCTGCTGGAACCGCAGGCACCCGACGCGCTCGTGGCCTGGGGCGAGTTCAACAACAACTTCGAGCGCAAGGAGTACATGGAGGACTACGTCGCCGAGGAAGTGGCGCGCGAAATGCTCAAGGACCCCAAGGTGAAGAGCGCATTCGAGCAGCGCCTGAAGGAAGATGCAGCGTTTTCCGCCGACCCGCAGGCACGCCTTGAATTCTTCGCCCGCCGCCATTCGTCATGGGATGCGCGTTACCGGATGTATCCGGTGCTGCGTACCGACGGCACGCCACGCTGA